A single region of the Pseudokineococcus lusitanus genome encodes:
- a CDS encoding peptide MFS transporter produces the protein MTAPADAPGTTDRSFVGHPRGLATLSGLEVWERFSFLGMQAILVLYFVASDADGGLDLPEGQAASVGAAYGVLVYLVSVGGGWMADRVLGSYRCVLAGGVLIAAGHYVMAVPADAATWLGLVLISVGTGLLKPNVSAMVGALYATADERRDAGFSIYYAAINLGAFLGPLVTGALGEGVGWHWGFSAAAVGMTLGLVQYVRGRRHLPGHGAGPRHPLPPAALRRTVLVLVGALVALVVVVAVLAAAGALGVGGVVDALTVVAVAAPLAYAAVLARSRRVTAEERGRLRPFAVLWLASVAFNTVLFQAYTVLILLGSRDVDRGVGGWDFPASWFSSALGLGEVLVAPLVAGLWLRLGPRQPHASVKIATGVVLGGLSYLLLVPALAGDAGEGARIALWTMLLALLLLGTGDVLLQTTGLSATSKLAPAAFSSQGMALWFLSIAAANAVAAQTVQLFGVVPDAAYLGVTGGVAVVVGAVVLLLRPWLARTMHPVH, from the coding sequence GTGACCGCACCCGCCGACGCCCCCGGGACCACCGATCGCTCCTTCGTCGGCCACCCACGCGGGCTCGCGACGCTGTCCGGCCTCGAGGTCTGGGAGCGCTTCTCCTTCCTCGGGATGCAGGCGATCCTCGTCCTCTACTTCGTGGCGTCGGACGCGGACGGCGGCCTGGACCTGCCGGAGGGCCAGGCCGCCTCGGTCGGGGCGGCGTACGGCGTCCTCGTGTACCTCGTGTCCGTCGGCGGCGGGTGGATGGCGGACCGCGTCCTCGGGTCCTACCGCTGCGTCCTGGCCGGCGGCGTCCTCATCGCGGCCGGGCACTACGTCATGGCCGTCCCCGCCGACGCCGCCACGTGGCTCGGCCTCGTCCTCATCAGCGTCGGGACCGGCCTGCTCAAGCCCAACGTCTCGGCGATGGTCGGGGCGCTCTACGCGACCGCCGACGAGCGGCGGGACGCCGGCTTCTCGATCTACTACGCCGCCATCAACCTCGGCGCCTTCCTCGGCCCGCTCGTCACCGGGGCCCTCGGCGAGGGGGTCGGCTGGCACTGGGGCTTCTCCGCCGCGGCCGTCGGCATGACGCTCGGCCTCGTCCAGTACGTGCGCGGGCGCCGCCACCTGCCGGGCCACGGCGCCGGCCCCCGCCACCCGCTGCCGCCCGCCGCCCTGCGACGCACGGTGCTGGTGCTCGTCGGCGCGCTCGTCGCCCTCGTGGTCGTCGTCGCGGTGCTCGCCGCCGCGGGGGCGCTGGGCGTCGGCGGCGTCGTCGACGCGCTGACGGTCGTGGCCGTGGCGGCGCCGCTGGCCTACGCCGCGGTCCTCGCCCGCAGCCGCCGCGTCACCGCCGAGGAGCGCGGGCGGCTGCGGCCCTTCGCCGTGCTGTGGCTGGCGTCGGTGGCCTTCAACACCGTGCTCTTCCAGGCGTACACGGTGCTCATCCTCCTCGGCAGCCGCGACGTCGACCGCGGCGTCGGCGGGTGGGACTTCCCGGCCAGCTGGTTCTCGTCCGCCCTCGGGCTCGGCGAGGTCCTCGTGGCGCCGCTCGTGGCGGGCCTCTGGCTGCGGCTCGGCCCCCGGCAGCCGCACGCCTCGGTCAAGATCGCGACGGGGGTCGTCCTCGGCGGGCTGTCGTACCTGCTCCTCGTGCCGGCCCTGGCCGGTGACGCGGGCGAGGGTGCCCGGATCGCGCTGTGGACGATGCTCCTCGCGCTGCTGCTCCTCGGCACCGGCGACGTCCTGCTCCAGACGACAGGCCTGTCCGCGACGAGCAAGCTCGCGCCGGCCGCCTTCTCCAGCCAGGGCATGGCGCTGTGGTTCCTGTCCATCGCGGCCGCCAACGCCGTCGCCGCCCAGACGGTGCAGCTCTTCGGCGTGGTGCCGGACGCGGCCTACCTCGGCGTGACGGGGGGCGTGGCGGTCGTCGTCGGCGCCGTCGTCCTCCTGCTCCGGCCGTGGCTGGCCCGGACCATGCACCCCGTGCACTGA
- a CDS encoding ThuA domain-containing protein, with translation MIPGVPLSPPRPPGRRRRRRSALAVALGLAVPASLLAGVPAAVAAPAPAPVSAAAAPAPAPEAAPGEAPGTTSEALVGDSLLAPPATGEGRFDVLVFSKTAAFRHGSIEEGVAAIELLGEENDFGVTATEDSSVFTAEGLAPYDAVVWLSTTGDVLDDAQQAAFEEYIKGGGGYAGIHAASDTEYEWEFYGDLVGAYFSSHPANQTADVLVEDPVHPSTADLPTTWTRYDEWYNFRSNPRGDVHVLASLDETSYNAGGGAMGDDHPIAWCQDVEAGRSWYTAMGHTEESFVEPEFLDHLLGGLETAAGAVGSECGATSDESFSEVALDENTSNPMELEVADDGRVFYIERNGQLRVIETGGAVRTALDLDVTTVQEFGLLGITLDPQFADNGFVYLYWSPEGEDADRVSRFTVTGSTADPASEVVVLEVPVQRDQCCHAGGALEFDTQGNLYIATGDNTNPFESQGYTPVDERAGRAAFDAQRTSGNTNSLSGKVLRITPQPDGSYLVPDGNLFAEGTEKTRPEIFGMGFRNPFRIGIDPVTDKLMVADYGPDAGATSPTRGPDGRVEWQILNAPGNYGWPYCHGANTPYVDWDFASNTGKGLYDCDAPVNDSPNNTGLTELPPSIPAQIWYGREATSTYPGIGTGGAPMAGPAYVYDAELDSSVKWPEYFSDKALLGEWNTGQMYTVQLDDERSQPLKVNELLPRGQIIKPMAWDWGPDGALYVIDWGSGFGGNNADSGVYRIEYADTGAPVARATADVTSGPVPLVVQFSSEGTTDPDGTELTYAWDLDGDGSTDSTEANPTWTYTEPGAYQALLTVTNAAGRSATAAVNVAAGNTRPTVEITGPPEGGFTEFGDTVGYSVEVTDPEDDAAGVDTCAGVLVKPALGHNDHGHPGEQVRGCTGEFTATIDDSHGPEADVFVIVEADYTDAGGGEGTAGAPALTGTDLITLQPKTKQAEYFEESGRVADANGAGDPGVTREATSDVAGGFQNLGYIEDGDYVGYSPVNLQGIDGLSVRAASPGEGGLVEVRWDAPDGDLLGTIDVSGTGDWQRYGDFRTDLADVPEGTGTLYLVFRSRTGGGESLFNLNWFQAEGKGVSANSAPTLGAVTATPSSGPAPLEVTLSAEVSDLDGDEVTGSWTTGIPGDAPREGLTTQATYTEVGDYTATFRATDSRGAFRTTTVRITVDPVRPAPCADGRDDEFDGTELSTCRWEVLRPEPEALTVADGKVTVLTGNGDIYTTPNAASTTNFLLQPAPNGDWSVTTKMDTSALVEQYQQGGLIAYLDDDNYVKLDHVVTSGRGAATVASSVELRSEIGSVIQNPQPSSGQIAPGDVWLRMSLSGTTFTGEWSTDGVTWQGGTSAQVENAAIARAADLKVGLFTLGTSQAARVPVSFDSFTAVTDEEPPAGEDTTAPTVEVALDPAEPSGEAGWYSGPVTVTATADDGEGSGVASVEYQVVPAAQAGTWDEDATVTYEAPVTISEDGDWALHVRATDEAGNTSAPVVVPFKIDATAPTATLGGAEDGATYGSSEVLPLVVTAEDATSGVASTGVLLDGAPVDVADGLGLWTLEPGEHTLTATATDVAGNVTEVSVTVTVEVTTADVTAVVGILEGDELLDGRTADRALATLERVERFEARGQVRQAVQQLETLERSLTRTTPAGEGRDVLLDQVVWLAEALQAPAAAPSGRR, from the coding sequence ATGATCCCTGGTGTCCCCCTGTCCCCACCACGACCACCCGGTCGACGCCGGCGGCGGCGCAGCGCCCTCGCCGTCGCCCTCGGCCTCGCCGTCCCGGCGTCCCTGCTGGCGGGCGTGCCCGCGGCCGTGGCCGCGCCGGCCCCCGCCCCGGTGAGCGCCGCCGCGGCGCCCGCCCCGGCCCCCGAGGCCGCGCCGGGGGAGGCCCCCGGCACGACCTCCGAGGCCCTCGTCGGCGACAGCCTCCTGGCCCCGCCCGCCACGGGCGAGGGCCGCTTCGACGTCCTCGTCTTCTCGAAGACCGCGGCCTTCCGCCACGGCAGCATCGAGGAGGGCGTCGCCGCCATCGAGCTCCTCGGCGAGGAGAACGACTTCGGCGTCACGGCGACCGAGGACTCCTCCGTCTTCACCGCCGAGGGCCTGGCGCCCTACGACGCCGTCGTGTGGCTGTCGACCACCGGTGACGTCCTCGACGACGCGCAGCAGGCGGCGTTCGAGGAGTACATCAAGGGCGGCGGCGGGTACGCGGGCATCCACGCGGCCTCGGACACCGAGTACGAGTGGGAGTTCTACGGCGACCTCGTGGGCGCCTACTTCTCCTCGCACCCGGCCAACCAGACGGCCGACGTCCTCGTCGAGGACCCGGTGCACCCGTCGACGGCGGACCTGCCGACGACGTGGACCCGGTACGACGAGTGGTACAACTTCCGGTCCAACCCCCGCGGCGACGTCCACGTCCTCGCCTCGCTCGACGAGACCTCCTACAACGCGGGTGGTGGCGCCATGGGCGACGACCACCCCATCGCCTGGTGCCAGGACGTCGAGGCCGGCCGCAGCTGGTACACGGCCATGGGCCACACCGAGGAGTCCTTCGTCGAGCCCGAGTTCCTCGACCACCTGCTCGGGGGCCTCGAGACCGCCGCGGGCGCGGTCGGCAGCGAGTGCGGCGCGACGTCGGACGAGAGCTTCTCCGAGGTCGCCCTCGACGAGAACACCTCCAACCCGATGGAGCTCGAGGTGGCCGACGACGGCCGCGTCTTCTACATCGAGCGCAACGGCCAGCTGCGCGTCATCGAGACGGGCGGCGCCGTCCGCACCGCCCTCGACCTCGACGTGACGACGGTCCAGGAGTTCGGCCTGCTGGGCATCACGCTCGACCCGCAGTTCGCCGACAACGGCTTCGTCTACCTCTACTGGTCGCCCGAGGGCGAGGACGCCGACCGCGTCTCCCGCTTCACGGTGACCGGCAGCACAGCGGACCCGGCCAGCGAGGTCGTCGTCCTCGAGGTGCCCGTCCAGCGCGACCAGTGCTGCCACGCCGGCGGCGCGCTCGAGTTCGACACGCAGGGCAACCTCTACATCGCCACGGGCGACAACACGAACCCGTTCGAGTCCCAGGGCTACACGCCCGTCGACGAGCGCGCGGGCCGCGCGGCCTTCGACGCCCAGCGGACCTCGGGCAACACGAACAGCCTCAGCGGCAAGGTGCTGCGCATCACGCCGCAGCCCGACGGCAGCTACCTCGTGCCGGACGGCAACCTCTTCGCCGAGGGCACCGAGAAGACCCGTCCCGAGATCTTCGGCATGGGCTTCCGCAATCCGTTCCGCATCGGGATCGACCCCGTCACCGACAAGCTCATGGTGGCGGACTACGGCCCCGACGCCGGCGCGACGAGCCCGACCCGTGGCCCCGACGGCCGGGTCGAGTGGCAGATCCTCAACGCGCCGGGCAACTACGGCTGGCCGTACTGCCACGGCGCCAACACCCCGTACGTCGACTGGGACTTCGCCAGCAACACCGGCAAGGGCCTCTACGACTGCGACGCGCCCGTCAACGACTCGCCCAACAACACCGGCCTCACCGAGCTGCCGCCGTCGATCCCGGCGCAGATCTGGTACGGCCGCGAGGCGACGTCCACCTACCCGGGCATCGGCACCGGCGGCGCGCCCATGGCGGGCCCGGCCTACGTCTACGACGCCGAGCTCGACTCCTCCGTCAAGTGGCCCGAGTACTTCTCGGACAAGGCGCTGCTCGGCGAGTGGAACACCGGCCAGATGTACACGGTGCAGCTGGACGACGAGCGCTCGCAGCCGCTCAAGGTCAACGAGCTCCTGCCGCGCGGCCAGATCATCAAGCCGATGGCCTGGGACTGGGGCCCCGACGGCGCGCTCTACGTCATCGACTGGGGCTCGGGCTTCGGCGGCAACAACGCCGACTCCGGCGTCTACCGCATCGAGTACGCCGACACGGGCGCCCCGGTGGCGCGCGCGACGGCCGACGTGACGAGCGGCCCCGTGCCGCTGGTCGTCCAGTTCTCCTCCGAGGGCACGACCGACCCCGACGGCACCGAGCTCACGTACGCGTGGGACCTCGACGGCGACGGGTCGACCGACTCGACCGAGGCGAACCCGACCTGGACCTACACCGAGCCGGGCGCGTACCAGGCCCTGCTCACGGTGACCAACGCCGCCGGCCGCTCGGCCACCGCCGCCGTCAACGTCGCGGCCGGCAACACGCGGCCGACGGTCGAGATCACCGGGCCGCCCGAGGGCGGCTTCACCGAGTTCGGCGACACCGTCGGCTACTCGGTCGAGGTCACCGACCCCGAGGACGACGCCGCCGGCGTCGACACCTGCGCCGGCGTCCTCGTCAAGCCCGCCCTGGGCCACAACGACCACGGGCACCCGGGCGAGCAGGTCCGCGGCTGCACGGGCGAGTTCACCGCGACGATCGACGACAGCCACGGCCCCGAGGCCGACGTCTTCGTCATCGTCGAGGCGGACTACACGGATGCGGGTGGCGGTGAGGGCACTGCCGGCGCCCCCGCCCTGACCGGCACCGACCTCATCACGCTCCAGCCCAAGACCAAGCAGGCGGAGTACTTCGAGGAGAGCGGCCGCGTCGCGGACGCCAACGGCGCCGGGGACCCGGGCGTCACCCGCGAGGCCACGTCCGACGTGGCCGGCGGCTTCCAGAACCTCGGCTACATCGAGGACGGCGACTACGTCGGGTACTCCCCGGTCAACCTCCAGGGCATCGACGGGCTCTCCGTCCGGGCGGCCAGCCCGGGCGAGGGCGGTCTCGTCGAGGTCCGCTGGGACGCGCCGGACGGCGACCTGCTGGGCACGATCGACGTGAGCGGCACCGGTGACTGGCAGCGCTACGGCGACTTCCGCACCGACCTCGCCGACGTGCCCGAGGGCACCGGGACGCTCTACCTCGTCTTCCGCTCGCGCACGGGCGGCGGCGAGAGCCTCTTCAACCTCAACTGGTTCCAGGCCGAGGGCAAGGGCGTCAGCGCCAACAGCGCCCCGACCCTGGGCGCGGTGACGGCGACGCCGTCGAGCGGCCCGGCGCCGCTCGAGGTCACCCTGTCCGCCGAGGTCTCCGACCTCGACGGCGACGAGGTCACGGGCAGCTGGACCACCGGCATCCCGGGCGACGCCCCCCGCGAGGGCCTCACGACGCAGGCCACGTACACGGAGGTGGGCGACTACACGGCCACCTTCCGCGCCACGGACAGCCGCGGTGCCTTCCGCACCACGACCGTCCGGATCACGGTCGACCCCGTGCGGCCCGCGCCGTGCGCCGACGGCCGCGACGACGAGTTCGACGGGACCGAGCTCAGCACCTGCCGCTGGGAGGTGCTGCGCCCCGAGCCCGAGGCCCTGACGGTCGCGGACGGGAAGGTCACGGTGCTCACCGGCAACGGGGACATCTACACGACCCCGAACGCCGCGAGCACGACGAACTTCCTCCTGCAGCCGGCGCCGAACGGCGACTGGTCGGTCACGACGAAGATGGACACGTCCGCCCTCGTCGAGCAGTACCAGCAGGGCGGGCTCATCGCCTACCTCGACGACGACAACTACGTGAAGCTCGACCACGTCGTCACGAGCGGCCGGGGCGCGGCGACGGTCGCGTCGTCGGTCGAGCTCCGCTCGGAGATCGGCTCCGTCATCCAGAACCCGCAGCCGAGCTCGGGGCAGATCGCCCCGGGCGACGTCTGGCTGCGGATGTCCCTCTCGGGCACCACCTTCACGGGCGAGTGGTCGACGGACGGCGTGACCTGGCAGGGCGGCACCTCCGCCCAGGTCGAGAACGCGGCCATCGCGCGGGCGGCGGACCTCAAGGTCGGCCTCTTCACCCTGGGCACCTCGCAGGCCGCCCGGGTGCCGGTGTCCTTCGACTCCTTCACCGCGGTGACGGACGAGGAGCCCCCCGCGGGCGAGGACACCACCGCGCCTACCGTCGAGGTCGCCCTCGACCCGGCCGAGCCCTCGGGCGAGGCCGGCTGGTACAGCGGCCCGGTGACCGTCACGGCCACCGCGGACGACGGCGAGGGCAGCGGTGTCGCCTCCGTCGAGTACCAGGTCGTGCCGGCCGCGCAGGCCGGCACGTGGGACGAGGACGCCACGGTCACCTACGAGGCGCCCGTGACGATCTCCGAGGACGGCGACTGGGCCCTGCACGTCCGGGCCACCGACGAGGCCGGCAACACGTCCGCCCCCGTCGTCGTGCCCTTCAAGATCGACGCCACGGCGCCGACCGCCACGCTCGGCGGCGCCGAGGACGGCGCGACCTACGGCTCCTCGGAGGTGCTGCCCCTGGTCGTCACGGCCGAGGACGCCACCTCGGGCGTCGCGTCGACGGGCGTGCTGCTCGACGGCGCGCCGGTGGACGTCGCCGACGGCCTCGGCCTCTGGACGCTGGAGCCGGGCGAGCACACGCTCACGGCGACGGCGACCGACGTCGCGGGCAACGTCACGGAGGTGAGCGTCACCGTCACGGTGGAGGTGACGACCGCGGACGTCACGGCCGTCGTCGGGATCCTCGAGGGCGACGAGCTGCTGGACGGCCGCACGGCCGACCGGGCGCTCGCCACCCTCGAGCGGGTCGAGCGCTTCGAGGCGCGCGGCCAGGTGCGGCAGGCGGTCCAGCAGCTCGAGACGCTGGAGCGCTCGCTCACCCGCACCACCCCGGCCGGCGAGGGGCGCGACGTGCTCCTCGACCAGGTCGTCTGGCTCGCCGAGGCCCTGCAGGCCCCGGCGGCGGCCCCCTCGGGCCGCCGGTGA
- a CDS encoding bacterial proteasome activator family protein, which translates to MSQQPQDGHQQGGHAAEGQQPQQAVVVMTQQGMGVAGGDAPNPAEQVERPDKVMRIGSMVKQLLDEVRSAPLDERGRARLAEVHRRSVAELEEGLAPDLVEELRRIALPFDPDEAPSDAELRVAQAQLVGWLEGLFHGIQTAVFAQQMAARAQLEQMRRALPGGQGGQAPAGQGRPGQPGQPGDRPHPGAPGLPGQPGTGQYL; encoded by the coding sequence ATGAGCCAGCAGCCGCAGGACGGCCACCAGCAGGGCGGGCACGCGGCGGAGGGGCAGCAGCCGCAGCAGGCCGTCGTCGTCATGACCCAGCAGGGCATGGGCGTGGCGGGGGGCGACGCCCCCAACCCCGCCGAGCAGGTGGAGCGGCCCGACAAGGTCATGCGGATCGGCAGCATGGTCAAGCAGCTGCTCGACGAGGTCCGCAGCGCCCCGCTCGACGAGCGCGGCCGCGCCCGGCTCGCCGAGGTGCACCGCCGGTCCGTCGCCGAGCTCGAGGAAGGGCTGGCGCCCGACCTCGTCGAGGAGCTGCGGCGGATCGCGCTGCCCTTCGACCCGGACGAGGCGCCGAGCGACGCCGAGCTCCGGGTGGCGCAGGCCCAGCTCGTCGGCTGGCTCGAGGGGCTCTTCCACGGCATCCAGACGGCGGTCTTCGCCCAGCAGATGGCCGCGCGGGCGCAGCTCGAGCAGATGCGCCGGGCGCTGCCCGGAGGCCAGGGCGGCCAGGCCCCGGCGGGCCAGGGACGTCCCGGGCAGCCCGGGCAGCCGGGCGACCGGCCCCATCCCGGCGCCCCGGGCCTGCCCGGCCAGCCGGGCACCGGCCAGTACCTCTGA
- a CDS encoding NAD(P)H-quinone oxidoreductase, with the protein MRAATVREPGGPEVLGVGEVPDPRPGPGEVVVEVVAAGVNRADLMQRRGHYPPPPGESEVLGLECSGRVAELGEGVTGWAVGDEVCALLAGGGYAERVVVPAGQLLPVPDGVDLVDAAALPEVACTVVSTVFAAPGASGGSGGLRAGEWLLVHGGGSGIGTFAVQLAVARGARVAVTAGSRRKLDACRDLGAELLVDYSTEDFVEAVRTGTDGHGADVVLDVVGGPYLGRNVDVLATGGRLVVIGMQGGTRGELDLGRLLARRGTVLAASLRARPRAEKAAVVAAVREQVWPLVADGRVRPVVHDRVPLDDVARAHASLEESSHIGKVLLLTGR; encoded by the coding sequence GTGCGCGCAGCCACCGTCCGCGAGCCAGGCGGCCCCGAGGTCCTCGGCGTCGGCGAGGTGCCCGACCCCCGGCCGGGGCCGGGCGAGGTCGTCGTCGAGGTCGTCGCCGCCGGCGTCAACCGGGCCGACCTGATGCAGCGGCGCGGGCACTACCCGCCGCCGCCCGGCGAGAGCGAGGTGCTCGGGCTCGAGTGCTCGGGGCGCGTCGCGGAGCTCGGCGAGGGCGTCACCGGGTGGGCCGTCGGCGACGAGGTCTGCGCCCTCCTGGCGGGCGGCGGCTACGCCGAGCGCGTCGTCGTCCCGGCCGGCCAGCTGCTGCCGGTGCCGGACGGCGTCGACCTCGTCGACGCCGCCGCGCTGCCCGAGGTCGCCTGCACCGTCGTCTCGACCGTCTTCGCCGCCCCGGGCGCCTCCGGCGGGTCCGGCGGGCTCCGCGCGGGCGAGTGGTTGCTCGTGCACGGCGGCGGCAGCGGGATCGGCACCTTCGCCGTCCAGCTCGCCGTGGCCCGCGGCGCCCGCGTCGCGGTGACGGCCGGCAGCCGCCGCAAGCTCGACGCGTGCCGCGACCTCGGCGCCGAGCTGCTCGTCGACTACTCCACGGAGGACTTCGTCGAGGCGGTCCGCACGGGCACCGACGGGCACGGCGCGGACGTCGTGCTCGACGTCGTCGGCGGGCCCTACCTCGGGCGCAACGTCGACGTCCTCGCGACCGGCGGCCGCCTCGTCGTCATCGGGATGCAGGGCGGCACCCGCGGCGAGCTGGACCTCGGGCGCCTCCTCGCCCGGCGCGGGACGGTGCTCGCCGCGTCGCTGCGCGCGCGGCCGCGCGCCGAGAAGGCCGCCGTCGTCGCCGCCGTCCGCGAGCAGGTCTGGCCGCTCGTGGCCGACGGCCGCGTCCGCCCGGTCGTCCACGACCGGGTGCCGCTCGACGACGTCGCGCGCGCGCACGCCTCGCTCGAGGAGTCCTCGCACATCGGCAAGGTGCTGCTGCTCACCGGCCGGTGA
- a CDS encoding sugar phosphate isomerase/epimerase family protein, with protein MPRPITLFTGQWADLPLEEVARLASGWGYDGLELACWGDHLDPWRWDDEAYVQGRLDLLERHGLKLYAISNHLKGQAVCDDPIDQRHRDMLPDVVWGDGDPEGVRQRAAEEMKNTARLASRLGVKTVVGFTGSSIWKYVAMFPPATAEMVDAGYQDFADRWNPILDVFDEEGVRFAHEVHPSEIAYDYWTTVRTLEAIGHREAFGLNWDPSHFVWQDLDPVGFLWDFRERIYHVDCKDAKKNMTNGRNGRMGSHLPWADGRRGWDFVSTGHGDVPWEASFRMLNQIGYEGPISIEWEDAGMDRLVGAPEALEMVRRLAFDPPAAAFDAAFSTR; from the coding sequence ATGCCCCGCCCCATCACCCTCTTCACCGGCCAGTGGGCCGACCTGCCCCTCGAGGAGGTCGCGCGCCTGGCGTCGGGCTGGGGGTACGACGGCCTCGAGCTCGCCTGCTGGGGCGACCACCTCGACCCGTGGCGCTGGGACGACGAGGCCTACGTCCAGGGCCGCCTCGACCTGCTCGAGCGGCACGGGCTGAAGCTCTACGCCATCTCGAACCACCTCAAGGGCCAGGCGGTCTGCGACGACCCCATCGACCAGCGCCACCGCGACATGCTCCCCGACGTCGTCTGGGGCGACGGCGACCCGGAGGGCGTGCGGCAGCGGGCGGCCGAGGAGATGAAGAACACGGCACGGCTCGCGTCGCGGCTCGGCGTGAAGACCGTCGTCGGCTTCACCGGCTCGAGCATCTGGAAGTACGTGGCGATGTTCCCGCCGGCCACGGCGGAGATGGTCGACGCGGGCTACCAGGACTTCGCCGACCGCTGGAACCCGATCCTCGACGTCTTCGACGAGGAGGGGGTCCGCTTCGCCCACGAGGTGCACCCGAGCGAGATCGCCTACGACTACTGGACGACCGTCCGGACCCTCGAGGCCATCGGCCACCGCGAGGCCTTCGGCCTCAACTGGGACCCCAGCCACTTCGTGTGGCAGGACCTCGACCCCGTCGGTTTCCTGTGGGACTTCCGCGAGCGGATCTACCACGTGGACTGCAAGGACGCGAAGAAGAACATGACCAACGGCCGCAACGGCCGGATGGGCAGCCACCTGCCCTGGGCCGACGGCCGGCGCGGCTGGGACTTCGTCTCGACCGGCCACGGCGACGTGCCGTGGGAGGCGTCCTTCCGGATGCTCAACCAGATCGGTTACGAGGGCCCCATCAGCATCGAGTGGGAGGACGCCGGCATGGACCGCCTCGTCGGCGCGCCGGAGGCGCTGGAGATGGTCCGCCGGCTCGCTTTCGACCCGCCGGCCGCCGCCTTCGACGCGGCTTTCTCGACCCGCTGA
- a CDS encoding DUF6194 family protein, whose protein sequence is MPDDDPQPPADAPAEAPDDAPDDAPDNAPGGALGVDDVLHHASLLPGVVVETAAEGSDAPAAAWGDSFVTYDPDGTADRSRWQPFATVVTSDYPGFDESSRLDRPGVFRVNLGVGRELFAELLGYPPAAAAEHAGEVDPATSDVWLPHPAYAAQGWVAVVRPGARTGERLRRLLEQTHARAAARYRRG, encoded by the coding sequence GTGCCCGACGACGACCCGCAGCCCCCCGCCGACGCCCCCGCCGAGGCCCCCGACGACGCCCCCGACGACGCCCCCGACAACGCCCCGGGGGGCGCGCTGGGCGTCGACGACGTCCTCCACCACGCGAGCCTGCTGCCCGGCGTCGTCGTCGAGACGGCGGCCGAGGGCAGCGACGCCCCCGCGGCGGCGTGGGGCGACTCCTTCGTCACGTACGACCCGGACGGCACGGCCGACCGCAGCCGCTGGCAGCCCTTCGCCACGGTCGTCACCTCCGACTACCCGGGCTTCGACGAGTCGTCGCGGCTCGACCGCCCGGGCGTCTTCCGGGTGAACCTCGGGGTGGGTCGTGAGCTGTTCGCGGAGCTCCTCGGGTACCCGCCCGCGGCGGCCGCGGAGCACGCGGGCGAGGTCGACCCGGCGACGTCCGACGTCTGGCTGCCGCACCCCGCGTACGCCGCGCAGGGCTGGGTCGCCGTCGTCCGCCCGGGGGCGCGGACGGGCGAGCGGCTGCGCCGGCTGCTCGAGCAGACGCACGCCCGCGCCGCCGCGCGGTACCGGCGGGGCTGA